GCATACTTGCACAATCGAGAGAAGGGGGCATTCGAATGGCCATCACCCTTCAGACCGAGGGAATCCCGCGGCAGAGTCCCCGGAGGCAGTCCGCCCTTGTGCTTACCGCCCTCGGCGTCGTCTACGGCGATATCGGCACCAGCGCGCTCTATGGGCTGAAGCAGGCCGTCGACGCCAGCGGCGTGTCGACCCCCGAAGCGGTGACGGGCGTCGTGTCGCTGATCGTCTGGGCGCTCCTCCTGATCGTCGGACTCAAATACGCCATCCTGATCCTGCGAGCCGACAATCATGGCGAGGGCGGTATCGTCGCGCTGCTCGCGCTGCTCGACGCCAGGCATGCACCACGAGGGAGCGCGCGTGCCTCTCTGCTCATCGTCGGCCTGATCGGGGCCGCACTGCTCTATGGCGACGGCGTGATCACGCCGGCGATCTCGGTGCTTAGCGCCGTCGAGGGCCTGAAGATCGACGCGCCCGCGCTTGCGCCGATGGTCGTGCCCATCACCATCGTCATCCTCGTCTGTCTGTTCCTGGTCCAGCGCAAGGGAACGGAGTTCGTCGGCAATATCTTCGGGCCGCTGATGCTCGTGTGGTTCGTTGCGATCGGCTTGCTGGGCCTCAAGGGCATCGTGCAGAGCCCGGCCATCCTCGCCGCCATCAGCCCCCATCATGCCGTTCTCTACCTCAGCCATGCCGGACCGGGCATCGCGTTCGCCGTGCTCGGCGCCGCTTTTCTGGCGCTCACCGGCGCCGAAGCCATGTATGCCGATATGGGCCATTTTGGCCGGCTACCCATCCAGTTCGGATGGTTTGCCATCGTGTCGCCGGCGTTGATGCTCAACTATCTCGGCCAGGGAGGTCTGCTGCTGGCGGACCCGCAGGCGGTCGAGAACCCGTTCTACCTGCTGGTGCCGAGATGGGCGCATTACCCGATGGTCGCGTTCGCGACCATCGCCACCGTCATCGCCTCGCAATCCATCATCTCGGGTGCGTATTCCCTCACCCAGCAGGCCATGCAGCTCGGCTTCCTGCCTCGAATGCGCGTGCTGCACACGGCGAGCCACGAGAAGGGGCAGATTTACATTCCCGTCGTGAACTGGCTGCTGGCCGTCGGCACCCTCGGGGCCGTGCTGACCTTCCGCTCGTCCGACGCACTGGGCGGAGCCTATGGCATCGCCGTGTCGATGCTGATGGCGATCACGACCGTGCTCGCGGCTCTCGTGGCCCTCAAGTGGGGCTACAACCCGCTGCTGGTCGTGGCGGCGAACGGCTTCTTCCTCGTCATCGAACTGGTCTTCGTTACGGCGAACATGACGAAGCTGATCGAGGGAGGCTGGTTCCCCCTCCTGCTTGCCTGCATCATCGCGTTCCTGATGCTGACCTGGCGCACGGGATGGCTCCTGCTCGAGCAGGAGCGCGCCAAACTGCGCCAGCGCGAGGACGAGTTCATCGAATGGGTCATCAAGACGCCGCCGGTGCGGTTGTCGGGCGCCGCTGCGATCTTCACGGCCGCGACCACGGGAATCCCGCTCGGCCTGACGCATCACCTGCGGCATAATCGCGTCCTGCACGAGCGCGTGCTGCTGATCGCCACGGTCATCGTGGACGCGCCGCGGGTCGATCCCGCCGAGCGCATCAAGCTCGTGCCCGTGGGTGCCGGCATCACGCGCGTTCTCTTCCATTTCGGTTTCATGGAGACACCGGATGTCATGGAAGGGCTGAGGCTCGCCTGTCAGCAGCCCGAGCTTCGCGGCATCGATCCCGAGAACATCACCTACTATTTCAGGCGTGTGATGGTGGTCCCTTGCGGCAGGGCGTCAGGCATGTCGTTCTGGAGAAAGGGCGTGTTCGCGACCATGCACCTCAATGCCAACCTGCCGGCGGCGTATTTCGGCGTGCCGCCCGCCCAGGTCGTGGAAGTCGGACTCGAAGTCGAAATATAGCGCCACCCACCCGTCCCGGATCACCGGCTTCGCGGCAGACTTCTGCTTGCGGTCACCCTGATTGATGATGCCCGCGGTCGGCGAAATCAGCCGGTCGCTCAAAAGAACGTGCCGAGGAAAGCCGCCACCTCATCGGAGACGCCGACGATCTTGTTGGTCGCCTGGCGATAGAACTTGAAATTGAGCTCGGTTTCGGGCCGGCCGTCTTTCCAGTCGGCGAAGGATTTAAGCTCGCGCCGGCCCAGCGCACGTTTCGCGAGCGCGGTGCGCTTGATCGTGACGCTGACGCGCGGCGTCTGCCGCGCGACGCCGCGCTTCTTCGGAACGGCCTTCGAGGCGGTGACAACGCCGCGCGCGATCAGGCCTTGCCCGCCTTCGTTCTCGCTCGCAAAGATGAAAACCGTATCGCCTTCGGCGATCTCTTTGCCGCCATACATCGTCTTCTGCGCCGGCAGCGCGAACGTCTTCGCCCTGGGGTCGGCGATCTCGGCCTTGATGGCGTAGGACATCGGTGTTCTCGCTGTTCTGCTGGACGCGCTGTCACCCACGGCTCTCGTCGGGCCATGCGCGCCACTTCCGGACCCGGACACGCGCGCGGTGAAGCAAGGCCGCCGTCGCTCCTCCTGCCGGCGCCGGTTCTCCGTCTGCCTTTTGCGGATAACGCACGACCCTAGCCGCCGCCCCATTCGGAGGCGCTCCGCCCGTTCCACATATATCCGCCCGCGGACACGCCAGTTGCACCGTCTGGATGGCCGTAGTTCGGATGCAAAGGACCTGATCTGACCAGCGGTATAGCCCTATGCAAGCCATAGGTCCTGATGTTCGACCTATGACGGACCGTGCCTGCAAGCGCGAACGTACTGGTGAGCGCGAACGCACAAGCCAATGCCATTGTCGTGAGCTTCCTGTCCTTCATCCTTGGGTTCCTCGTTGAGGGCATACGATCGCGACGACGACGCCCACAGTTCGGTTCAAGAACTATGTGTCTTCTTGATCCGCTCGGCGTTGAGCGCATTCGCCACCGCGACCTGCGTCATCTTGGCGCGGTCGGTCGCGGCGATGCGGACGTTGCGCGGCCCGCTGCAGGGATTTGCCCCGCGGGACAGGCGTCAGCATACCTCCGTATATCTCCGTTAATCCCTTCTGATGCCCCATGCCTGCGCACGTACAATTGAGCGGCGGGCCGATTCCCATATTTATGGGTTATCGCGGCCACTCCAAGCGGATGCACGAAGAGTTCACAACTCCCGGAAGCGCGGCGAACGATCACCGTTCCGAGGCGTTCATCTCAAGGCCGTCGCGACATACCCGCCCGCCGGGATGCGGGTTCTTCGAGGAACACTTTAAATGAACGTCATCATTCGGAAGCTCAATGGCCTGTGGCACCTCGTCGTCGGATCGTGCCAGATCCGAACTCCGTTCCTGGAGACGCAGGACCGGGAGCTCGTCGTCATGTACGCCCGGCGAATCTACCCTGGCGCCAAGATCTACGAACGCGACTGAATTGGGCAGTTGCGCCTCGCGGCTCGCGGGCGCACCTATTCGACCAGTTCGTCGGCAATGGAGATCAGCGCCTCCGGGACGGTCAAGCCGAGTGCTTTTGCCGTCTTCAGGTTGATGGCCAATTCGAACTTGGTCGGCTGCTCTACCGGGATGTCGGACGCCTTTGCCCCGCGCAGTATTCTGTCGACGATATCAGCGGCTCGTCGAAACAGAGCCTGGTAATTGGCCGCGTAGGACATCAGGCCGCCAGACCTGACGTACCCTGTCTCCGCATGCATCGTCGGCAATCGCGCGCCCAGCGCCAGAGCGTTGATGCGAGCATGGTTGGCATTGACGAGGGCATCGTTGCAAACAAAAGCCGCATCGATCCCCTGCCTCAACGTCTCAAAGGCAGGCTCAATATCGCCAGGCCGCAGAATTTCGACGAGGACGGCGTCGATGCCGAGCTTGCCGGCGACGGCCTGGACTTCCCGCGTTTCCGCCGCGGTGCTTGGATAGCTGACATTGCCGACGATCGCCAGGCGACGAAGATGGGGAACAACGTCCCGCAAAAAGTCCAGCCGCTTGCCGATGATATCCGGCGCCTGAAGCGACAATCCGGTCGCGTTACCGCCCGGCCGCGCGAGACTTGCAACGAGACCACCACCGACTGGATCATTTGCAACGGCAAAGACAATCGGAATGCTTCTTGTCACCTGCATGGTAGCGCGCACGGCGATTCCGCCGGTCACAATGACCGCGACGTTGAGACGGACAAATTCGGCCGCGATTTCGGAATAGCGCTCACTGCGTCCTTCGGCCTGACGACGTTCGATGATCAGGGTTCGGCCTTCGGTCCAGCCGAGCTCTCGCAGTCGCTGCGCAAATGCGTCGAAATAGTCGCTCCACCCGGAGCCTTTGCTCACGTCGAGGAAGCCAATGATCGGCGCCCCAACCTGCTGCTGGGCGCTCGCGCTGAGTGGCCAAGCCGTCAATCCGCCGACAAACGCGAGAAACTCCCGCCGTTTCATGAGCGTCGCCTCGGCTCAGGACTTCATCCCACCTGCAATATAGCGCCCTCGCGATTGTCGCGGTTGCGCCATGACCGGAAAATCGCTGCCTTCATGCGATCACCGCGTCGGCGCGACCAGGAACGTTGCGCGGGCTTGCGAGGCGCGGGAGCGCCAATCGCAGAAACGGCGCCGTTACCGGCGCCGTTCTGGTGCACCTTCCGCGTGGAATCGGCCCACTTTGACTGGCACTGACGGGAGCGACCCGCTCTGGCGCTGCTGGCGTGGGAGGCCTGCTCGCGATCCACTGACGAGGCTACGCCGCGCCGAAATAGAGTCAATCGCGATGACAATTGATTTTAGGCCAGCGGCCATGACCCATCGCCCGCTTCGGACACGAGAGCATCGGCCTGCGTGCATCTGAAAGGGTCGAAGATCGCGCCACGCGATCGCGCAGCCCGCGAGTCCTCACCCGATCGCGACGCCGCCGCCGACCGTGCGGTTCAAGACCTGCGTGGTCTTCTCGATCCGCTCGGCGGCGGCGTTGAGCGCGTTGGCCACCGCGACTTGCGTCGCGCGGGCGCGATCAGTCGCGGCGGTGCGGACGTCGCGCAGGCCGGCAAGCTCGCCCTCCAGCGCCTTGATGCGGGCGCCGGCATCGATCAGTTCGTCGCACACGGTGAGCGCCGCCATCACGACCAGCCGGGCGTCGCCGATCTCGCCGAACTTGCCGCGCAACAACCCGATGCGCGATTCCAGGTCGCTCGCGAGCCGCAGGAGCTGGCCCTCCTGCCCCGGCTCGCAGGCCATGCGGTATTGCCGGCCGTTGATGGTGACGTTGACGTGGCTGCTCATTCGTCCTCGGCCTCCGGCGCTTCAGCCTCTTCCGCCTCGTCCCCTTCGCCGCCTTCGAGCACGCTGCGGATGGTGTCGATCGCGGCATCGAGCTTTTCGGCGATCTCGCGGTTGGCGCGCTCGAGCCGGCGCGACTTGACCAGCGAGCCGTCGAGCTCGTCGGCCAGCCTGGAGCGGTCGGCGCCGAGCGCCTGGATCCGGCTCGCCAGCTCGTCCTCGTCGCGATCGGCCTCGCGCCGCCGCTCCACCGCGCTCTCCAGCGCGTCCAGCGCCGACATCAGACGCCGTGTCGCAGCCTCGAGCTCGGCCGAGACGGCCTCCGCTTGGGGGGGATGATGGGCAGGACGGTCGATCATGAGCCAAGCCGCTAGGCGCTCCTGACGGCAAAAATATGCCGCCTGAGCAAGCCTTTAGACGACGAACTTTACGTGGCAGGCGGCGCTTCCGCAACGCCGGTGCGAAGCTATGCACACAAAGCAACTTTTGGCAGCGTAACCACGTTGCATTGCCTTGGACTCGGCAAAACGAGGTGCTATCCAGCCTCAACCCCCGTGACCATAAGCCCTTCATGCCGCGGCGGTTCGCAGGTCTCGCGAACAGTCTTCAAGCATCTCATTTCAGACGGATTTTCAACATGACGCAGGTCGACCACACCCGCATGGCCAACGCGATCCGCGGGCTCGCGATGGACGCGGTGGAAAAGGCGAAATCCGGACACCCCGGCTTGCCGATGGGCGCGGCCGACATCGCGACCGTGCTGTTCACGCAGTTCCTGAAATACGACGCCGCCGATCCCGCCTGGCCGGACCGCGACCGCTTCGTGCTCTCGGCCGGCCACGGCTCGATGCTGCTCTATGCGCTGCTCTATCTCACCGGCAACAAGGACATGACGCTGGATGAGATCAAGCGCTTCCGCCAGGTGGATTCGCTCACCCCCGGCCACCCCGAGAACTTCCGCACCAAGGGGATCGAGACCACCACCGGGCCGCTCGGCCAGGGCATTGCGACTGCGGTCGGCATGGCGGTCGCGGAAAAGATGCTCGCCGCGGAATTTTCCAAGAAGATCGTCAGCCACCACACCTATGTGCTGTGCTCCGACGGCGACCTGATGGAAGGCGTCTCGCAGGAGGCGATCGCGCTCGCCGGCCACTGGCGGCTCAACAAGATGATCGTGCTGTACGACGACAACGGCATCTCGATCGACGGGCCGACCTCGCTCGCCGACTCGGTCGACCAGGTGAAGCGCTTCAAGTCGGCCGGCTGGGCCGCCGAGATGATCGACGGCCAGGACCAGACAGCGATCGCGGCCGCGATCACCCGCGCGCAGAAGTCGAACAAGCCGTCACTGATCGCCTGCCGCACCACGATCGGCTATGGCGCGCCGACCAAGGCCGGCACCGCGAAGGCGCATGGCGAGGCGCTGGGCGCCGAAGAACTCAAGGGCGCCAAGGAAAAGCTCGGTATATCGCTCGAGCCGTTCTCGGTGCCCGACGACGTGCTGAAGGCCTGGCGCGAGGCGGGCGCGCGGGGCGCGGAGGCACGCAAGGAATGGGAAGCGCGCTTCGACGCGCTCGGCAGCCGCAAGCGCGCCGAATTCGAGCGCAGGATTCGCCATGAGCGGCCGCAGGCGCTGGCCAAGGCGCTGCGCGCGCACAAGAAGGCGCTGCTCGCCAGCCCGCTCAACGTCGCGACCCGCAAATCCTCCGAAGCCGCGATCGAGGCGATCGCCGCGGCCATGCCGATGGAGTTCCTGGCCGGCTCCGCCGACCTCACCGGCTCCAACAACAACAAGGCGAAGACCGCGGTAAACTTCTCCGCCAAGACGCCGAAGGGCCGCTTCGTCCATTACGGCGTCCGCGAGCACGGCATGGCCGCCTGCATGAACGGCATCTTCCTGCATGGCGGCTTCGCGCCGAACGGCGCCACCTTCCTAGTGTTCACCGACTATGCGCGGCCGGCGATGCGGCTGTCCGCGCTGATGGGCAACGGCGTGGTCTATGTGATGACGCACGATTCCATAGGCCTCGGCGAAGACGGCCCGACCCACCAGCCGGTCGAGCATCTGGCCGCGCTGCGCGCCATGCCCAACATGCGCGTGTTCCGCCCCTGCGACGCGGTCGAGGTGGCGGAATGCTGGGAACTCGCGCTCAACCGCATCGACGGCCCGACCGTGCTGGCGCTGACCCGCCAGAACCTGCCGCAACTGCGCACCACCGCACCCAACGACAGCCCGTGCGCGCAGGGCGCCTATGAGCTGGTCGCGGCGGAAGGCGCGGCAAAAGTGTCGTTGTTCGCCTCGGGCTCCGAGGTCGAGATCGCGGTCAACGCACAGAAGCAGCTTGCGGAGCGCGGCATCGCGTCGCGGGTGGTCTCGGTGCCCTCGCTGGAGCTTTTGCTGGCCCAGCCGGAAGACCGCAAGAAGGCCATCATCGGCAATGCCCCGGTCAAGATCGCGATCGAGGCCGCGGTCCGCTTCGGCTGGGACGCCGTGATCGGCCCGGACGGCCTCTTCATCGGCATGCACGGCTTCGGCGAAAGCGGCCCGGCCAAGGACCTTTTCAAGCACTTCGGCATTACCGCTGAGGCTGCGGTTAACGCAGTGCTGCAGCGTTTAGGATAATGGGCTCAAGCTGTTGTGATCGACGGAAAAAGGGACTAACAAGCCCCCATATTTTTACGCATCCGCCCGGCTGAACCGGGCGAGCCGCCGTCCGCTTCTCCGCGAGGCTCCCCTCGCGGGGACGACACAGCTTTTAGAGGAGAAACGAGCATGGCAATCCGGGTCGCGATCAACGGGTTTGGCCGCATCGGCCGCAACGTGCTGCGGGCGATCGCCGAGTCCGGCCGCAAGGACATCGATGTGGTCGGCATCAACGATCTCGGTCCGGTCGAGACCAACGCCCACCTGCTCCGCTTCGACTCCGTGCATGGCCGCTTCCCCGGCACCGTGACGGTCGATGGCGACTCGATCAGCGTCGGCAACGGCAAGATCAAGGTTTCGGCCGAGCGCGATCCCACCAAGCTGCCGTGGAAGGCGCTCGGCGTCGACATCGCACTGGAGTGCACCGGCATCTTCACCGCAAAGGACAAGGCTGCCGCGCACCTGACCGCCGGCGCCAAGCGCGTGCTGGTCTCGGCGCCGGCCGACGGCGCCGATGCGACGATCGTCTACGGCGTCAACCACGACACGCTGACCAAGGATCACCTCGTCGTCTCCAACGGCTCCTGCACGACCAACTGCCTCGCGCCGGTCGCCAAGGTCTTGAACGACACTGTCGGCATCGAGACCGGCTTCATGACCACGATCCACGCCTATACCGGCGACCAGCCGACGCTGGACACGCTGCACAAGGACCTCTACCGCGGCCGTGCGGCAGCGCTGTCGATGATCCCGACCTCGACCGGCGCGGCCAAGGCGATCGGCCTCGTGCTCCCCGAGCTGAAGGGCAAGCTCGACGGCGTCGCGATCCGCGTGCCGACGCCGAACGTCTCCGTCATCGACCTCAAGATCGTCGCCAAGCGCGCAACCGACGTCAAGGAGATCAACGAGGCGATGAAGCGCGCCGCCGAGCAGCAGCTCAAGGGCGTTCTCGGCTACACCACCGCGCCCAACGTCTCGATCGACTTCAACCACGACCCGCACTCCTCGACCTTCCACATGGACCAGACCAAGGTGATGAACGGCAATCTGGTGCGCGTGCTGTCGTGGTACGACAACGAATGGGGCTTCTCCAACCGCATGGCCGACACCGCGGTCGCGATGGGGAAGGTGCTGTAAAGTATTCCGTCATGGCCGGGCCTGTCCCGGCCATCCACGTCCTGGGCGAACGAAAAGCCCCGAAGGAGGACGTGGATGCCCGCGACAAGCGCGGGCATGACGAGGGAAAACGTCCCGATGACAAAACAATTCCGCACCCTCGATGACGTCGACGTGAAGGGCAAACGCGTGCTGCTGCGCGTCGACCTCAACGTGCCCATGGAAGCCGGCCGCGTCACCGACGCGACCCGGCTCGAGCGCGTCGCCCCCACCATCACCGAAATTTCGACCAAGGGCGGCAAGGTGATCCTGCTGGCGCATTTCGGCCGGCCCAAGGGCCGCGACGCCAAGGACTCGCTGAAACCCGTGGCATCAGCGCTGTCCGGCGTGATCAAGCGGCCGGTCGCGTTCGCCGACGACTGCATCGGCGAAGTCGCGGAAACGGCCGTCGCCGCCATGAAGGACGGCGACATCCTGTGCCTGGAGAACACCCGCTTCCATAAGGAGGAAGAGAAGAACGATCCCGCCTTTGTCGCGGCGCTCGCAAAGCTCGGCGACATCTGGGTCAACGATGCGTTCTCGGCCGCGCACCGGGCGCATGCCTCGACCGAAGGCCTCGGCCACAAGCTGCCGGCCTATGCCGGGCGCACCATGCAGGCCGAACTCGAGGCGCTCTCCAAGGCGCTGGAAGCGCCGACCAAGCCCGTGATCGCGATCATCGGCGGCGCCAAGGTGTCGACCAAGATCGACCTCCTGGAGAACCTCGTCGCCAAGGTCGATGCGCTGGTGATCGGCGGCGGCATGGCCAACACCTTCCTGCATGCGCAGGGCGTCGCGATCGGCAAGTCGCTTGCGGAGAAGGATCTCGCGGCGACCGCGCTGCGCATCATGGACAAGGCGACCGCCGCCAACTGCGCCATCATCCTGCCGGTCGACGCCGTGGTCGCGTTCCATTTCGCGGCCAACTCGCCGTCGCACGCCTATGGGCTCGACGCGATCCCGCCCGAGGGCATGATCCTCGACGTCGGCCCGCAATCGACCGCGCGCATCCATGCCGCGATCGACGACGCGGCGACGCTGGTGTGGAACGGTCCGCTCGGCGCCTTCGAGATGGCGCCATTCGACCGCGGCACCGTGGTCGCGGCGCGGCACGCCGCCGAACGCACCAGGGCGAAGAAGCTGATCTCGGTCGCCGGCGGCGGCGACACTGTGGCGGCGCTGAACCAGGCCGGCGTGGCGGGCGATTTCACCTACGTCTCGACGGCGGGCGGCGCCTTCCTGGAATGGATGGAAGGGAAACCCCTGCCCGGCGTCGAAGTTTTAAAGAAGCGCTAATTCAAGGGGGCCGCGAGCCAAGCGCCCCCGAAAACATTGGAGAACGGGATGCCTCGCATCACCTTGCGTCAATTGCTCGACCACGCGGCGGAACACGATTACGGCGTGCCCGCCTTCAACATCAACAACATGGAGCAGGCGCTCTCGATCATGGACGCCGCCTCCGCGCTGGACGCGCCGGTCATCATCCAGGCCTCGCGCGGCGCGCGCGCCTATGCCAACGACGTGATGCTGCGCCACATGATGGACGCGGTCACCGAGATCTATCCGCAGATCCCGGTCTGCGTGCATCTCGACCACGGCAACGAGCCCGCGACCTGCATGACCGCGATCCAGTCCGGCTTCACCTCTGTCATGATGGACGGCTCGCTGAAGGCCGACGGCAAGACGCCCGGCGACTGGGATTACAATGTCGGCGTCACCCGCAAGGTCACCGAGATCGCGCATCTCGGCGGCATCTCGGTGGAGGGCGAGCTGGGCGTGCTCGGCTCGCTGGAAACCGGCATGGGCGACAAGGAGGACGGCCACGGCGCCGAAGGCAAGCTGTCGCACGACCAGCTCCTCACCAATCCCGACGAGGCGGTGAAGTTCGTCAAGGAGACCCAGGTCGACGCGCTCGCGATCGCGATGGGCACTTCCCACGGCGCCTACAAGTTCACCCGCAAGCCCGACGGCGACATCCTCGCCATGCATGTGATCGAGGAGATCCACCGCAAGCTGCCGAACACGCATCTGGTGATGCACGGCTCGTCCTCGGTGCCGCAGGACCTGCAGGACATCATCAACGCAAATGGCGGCAAGATGAAGCCGACCTGGGGCGTCCCGGTCAAGGAGATCCAGCGCGGCATCAAGAACGGCGTGCGCAAGATCAACATCGACACCGACAACCGCATGGCGATGACCGGCCAGATCCGCAAGGTGCTGAAGGATCATCCGGACGAATTCGATCCGCGCAAATACCTCAAGCCCGCGATGGAGGCGATGACGAAGCTCTGCAAGCAGCGCCTGCAGGAGTTCAATACCGCAGGGCAAGCCAGCAAGATCAGACGCGTGCTGACGACCGCCGAGATGGCCAAGCGTTACGCCAAGGGCGAACTTGATCCGAAGGTCGCGTAAAAGAGCCTGGCCGCCCCGCCCTGCGACGAAAGTACCTCGGCATTTGCCCGAGAACCGTCTATTTTGAGCGGCAAGGAGCGTTTTCGAGCGACGGGGGTATTTCGGGTTCACGCGCCGGAAACGCGTTGGAACAACGCCCGTCAGTTGGAGGACGCCGCCATGAATCTCGCCGATCTCAACAAAGTTGCGCTCGCCATGGTCACGCCGGGCCAGGGCATCCTTGCCGCCGACGAATCCTCAGGGACCATCAAGAAGCGCTTCGACGCCATCAAGGTGGAGTCCACCGAAGACAACCGGCGCGACTATCGCGAGCTGCTGTTCCGCTCGCAGGAGGCGATGCGCCAATATATCTCCGGCGTCATCCTCTATGACGAGACGATCTGGCAGAACGCGAAAGACGGCACGCCGCTGGTCAGGCTGATCGAGCAGGCCGGCAGCATTCCCGGCATCAAGGTCGACGAGGGCACGCAACCGCTGCCCGCCTGCCCGGGGGAGTTGATCACCGTCGGCCTCGACAAGCTCGCCGATCGCCTGAAGAAAT
This genomic interval from Bradyrhizobium sp. NP1 contains the following:
- a CDS encoding KUP/HAK/KT family potassium transporter codes for the protein MAITLQTEGIPRQSPRRQSALVLTALGVVYGDIGTSALYGLKQAVDASGVSTPEAVTGVVSLIVWALLLIVGLKYAILILRADNHGEGGIVALLALLDARHAPRGSARASLLIVGLIGAALLYGDGVITPAISVLSAVEGLKIDAPALAPMVVPITIVILVCLFLVQRKGTEFVGNIFGPLMLVWFVAIGLLGLKGIVQSPAILAAISPHHAVLYLSHAGPGIAFAVLGAAFLALTGAEAMYADMGHFGRLPIQFGWFAIVSPALMLNYLGQGGLLLADPQAVENPFYLLVPRWAHYPMVAFATIATVIASQSIISGAYSLTQQAMQLGFLPRMRVLHTASHEKGQIYIPVVNWLLAVGTLGAVLTFRSSDALGGAYGIAVSMLMAITTVLAALVALKWGYNPLLVVAANGFFLVIELVFVTANMTKLIEGGWFPLLLACIIAFLMLTWRTGWLLLEQERAKLRQREDEFIEWVIKTPPVRLSGAAAIFTAATTGIPLGLTHHLRHNRVLHERVLLIATVIVDAPRVDPAERIKLVPVGAGITRVLFHFGFMETPDVMEGLRLACQQPELRGIDPENITYYFRRVMVVPCGRASGMSFWRKGVFATMHLNANLPAAYFGVPPAQVVEVGLEVEI
- a CDS encoding cell division protein ZapA; the encoded protein is MSSHVNVTINGRQYRMACEPGQEGQLLRLASDLESRIGLLRGKFGEIGDARLVVMAALTVCDELIDAGARIKALEGELAGLRDVRTAATDRARATQVAVANALNAAAERIEKTTQVLNRTVGGGVAIG
- the fba gene encoding class II fructose-bisphosphate aldolase (catalyzes the reversible aldol condensation of dihydroxyacetonephosphate and glyceraldehyde 3-phosphate in the Calvin cycle, glycolysis, and/or gluconeogenesis), encoding MPRITLRQLLDHAAEHDYGVPAFNINNMEQALSIMDAASALDAPVIIQASRGARAYANDVMLRHMMDAVTEIYPQIPVCVHLDHGNEPATCMTAIQSGFTSVMMDGSLKADGKTPGDWDYNVGVTRKVTEIAHLGGISVEGELGVLGSLETGMGDKEDGHGAEGKLSHDQLLTNPDEAVKFVKETQVDALAIAMGTSHGAYKFTRKPDGDILAMHVIEEIHRKLPNTHLVMHGSSSVPQDLQDIINANGGKMKPTWGVPVKEIQRGIKNGVRKINIDTDNRMAMTGQIRKVLKDHPDEFDPRKYLKPAMEAMTKLCKQRLQEFNTAGQASKIRRVLTTAEMAKRYAKGELDPKVA
- a CDS encoding DUF4164 domain-containing protein, producing MIDRPAHHPPQAEAVSAELEAATRRLMSALDALESAVERRREADRDEDELASRIQALGADRSRLADELDGSLVKSRRLERANREIAEKLDAAIDTIRSVLEGGEGDEAEEAEAPEAEDE
- a CDS encoding ABC transporter substrate-binding protein, translated to MKRREFLAFVGGLTAWPLSASAQQQVGAPIIGFLDVSKGSGWSDYFDAFAQRLRELGWTEGRTLIIERRQAEGRSERYSEIAAEFVRLNVAVIVTGGIAVRATMQVTRSIPIVFAVANDPVGGGLVASLARPGGNATGLSLQAPDIIGKRLDFLRDVVPHLRRLAIVGNVSYPSTAAETREVQAVAGKLGIDAVLVEILRPGDIEPAFETLRQGIDAAFVCNDALVNANHARINALALGARLPTMHAETGYVRSGGLMSYAANYQALFRRAADIVDRILRGAKASDIPVEQPTKFELAINLKTAKALGLTVPEALISIADELVE
- a CDS encoding phosphoglycerate kinase, whose amino-acid sequence is MTKQFRTLDDVDVKGKRVLLRVDLNVPMEAGRVTDATRLERVAPTITEISTKGGKVILLAHFGRPKGRDAKDSLKPVASALSGVIKRPVAFADDCIGEVAETAVAAMKDGDILCLENTRFHKEEEKNDPAFVAALAKLGDIWVNDAFSAAHRAHASTEGLGHKLPAYAGRTMQAELEALSKALEAPTKPVIAIIGGAKVSTKIDLLENLVAKVDALVIGGGMANTFLHAQGVAIGKSLAEKDLAATALRIMDKATAANCAIILPVDAVVAFHFAANSPSHAYGLDAIPPEGMILDVGPQSTARIHAAIDDAATLVWNGPLGAFEMAPFDRGTVVAARHAAERTRAKKLISVAGGGDTVAALNQAGVAGDFTYVSTAGGAFLEWMEGKPLPGVEVLKKR
- the gap gene encoding type I glyceraldehyde-3-phosphate dehydrogenase; the encoded protein is MAIRVAINGFGRIGRNVLRAIAESGRKDIDVVGINDLGPVETNAHLLRFDSVHGRFPGTVTVDGDSISVGNGKIKVSAERDPTKLPWKALGVDIALECTGIFTAKDKAAAHLTAGAKRVLVSAPADGADATIVYGVNHDTLTKDHLVVSNGSCTTNCLAPVAKVLNDTVGIETGFMTTIHAYTGDQPTLDTLHKDLYRGRAAALSMIPTSTGAAKAIGLVLPELKGKLDGVAIRVPTPNVSVIDLKIVAKRATDVKEINEAMKRAAEQQLKGVLGYTTAPNVSIDFNHDPHSSTFHMDQTKVMNGNLVRVLSWYDNEWGFSNRMADTAVAMGKVL
- the tkt gene encoding transketolase, whose protein sequence is MTQVDHTRMANAIRGLAMDAVEKAKSGHPGLPMGAADIATVLFTQFLKYDAADPAWPDRDRFVLSAGHGSMLLYALLYLTGNKDMTLDEIKRFRQVDSLTPGHPENFRTKGIETTTGPLGQGIATAVGMAVAEKMLAAEFSKKIVSHHTYVLCSDGDLMEGVSQEAIALAGHWRLNKMIVLYDDNGISIDGPTSLADSVDQVKRFKSAGWAAEMIDGQDQTAIAAAITRAQKSNKPSLIACRTTIGYGAPTKAGTAKAHGEALGAEELKGAKEKLGISLEPFSVPDDVLKAWREAGARGAEARKEWEARFDALGSRKRAEFERRIRHERPQALAKALRAHKKALLASPLNVATRKSSEAAIEAIAAAMPMEFLAGSADLTGSNNNKAKTAVNFSAKTPKGRFVHYGVREHGMAACMNGIFLHGGFAPNGATFLVFTDYARPAMRLSALMGNGVVYVMTHDSIGLGEDGPTHQPVEHLAALRAMPNMRVFRPCDAVEVAECWELALNRIDGPTVLALTRQNLPQLRTTAPNDSPCAQGAYELVAAEGAAKVSLFASGSEVEIAVNAQKQLAERGIASRVVSVPSLELLLAQPEDRKKAIIGNAPVKIAIEAAVRFGWDAVIGPDGLFIGMHGFGESGPAKDLFKHFGITAEAAVNAVLQRLG